From Micromonospora echinospora, one genomic window encodes:
- a CDS encoding methionine ABC transporter ATP-binding protein: protein MSVAMGRTGLAAAIATPTRGRLPFPEWCRGSNERAGRVAAVIEFRDLRKSYGDHVVLDGINLRIDQREIFGLVGVSGAGKSTLLRCINRLEGIDSGSLIVDGTDVRAIGDRDLPAFRRRIGMVFQQFSLMERRNVYDNVYFPLKCQGVRRAAADRKVRDLLDLVGLGEKLKALPRELSGGQKQRVAIARALVNDPTILLCDEATSALDPNITEAVLDLLRRINAELGLTIVVVTHEVAVMKSVCTRMGLLGNGRLRAEGDVEHFFLEKPELLGDFIRDAGRRPDVAPGTSLVRVVQREAAGSSLLSQLAIRTGVPFEISWGGLDRYRDRVSGSFLLHVADADLRAVCDGLTALGADWTEI, encoded by the coding sequence GTGTCGGTGGCGATGGGCCGCACGGGGCTTGCCGCGGCGATCGCCACACCGACGCGCGGTCGCCTGCCCTTTCCCGAATGGTGTCGAGGTTCAAACGAGCGTGCAGGAAGGGTGGCGGCGGTGATCGAGTTCCGTGACCTGAGGAAATCATACGGCGATCACGTCGTGCTCGACGGGATCAACCTGCGCATCGACCAGCGGGAGATCTTCGGTCTGGTCGGCGTGAGCGGCGCGGGGAAGTCCACGCTGCTGCGGTGCATCAACCGGCTCGAAGGGATCGACAGTGGCAGCCTCATCGTCGACGGCACGGACGTACGCGCCATCGGCGACCGGGACCTGCCGGCGTTCCGCCGCCGGATCGGCATGGTGTTCCAGCAGTTCTCCCTGATGGAACGCAGAAACGTCTACGACAACGTGTACTTCCCCCTCAAGTGCCAGGGCGTGCGCCGGGCGGCGGCCGACCGCAAGGTGCGTGATCTTCTCGACCTCGTCGGACTCGGCGAGAAGCTCAAGGCGTTGCCCCGGGAGTTGAGCGGCGGGCAGAAGCAGCGGGTGGCCATCGCGCGGGCCCTGGTGAACGATCCGACGATCCTGCTGTGCGACGAGGCCACCTCCGCGCTCGACCCGAACATCACCGAGGCGGTCCTCGACCTGCTCAGGCGCATCAACGCCGAGCTCGGCCTCACGATCGTCGTGGTGACCCACGAGGTGGCGGTCATGAAGTCCGTGTGCACCCGGATGGGCCTGCTCGGCAATGGCCGCCTGCGCGCCGAGGGGGACGTCGAGCACTTCTTCCTGGAGAAGCCGGAGCTGCTGGGGGACTTCATCCGGGACGCGGGCCGTCGCCCGGACGTCGCTCCCGGCACCTCGCTGGTCCGGGTCGTCCAGCGGGAAGCGGCGGGATCCAGTCTGCTGTCGCAGCTCGCCATCCGCACCGGCGTGCCGTTCGAGATCTCGTGGGGCGGGCTCGACCGCTACCGGGACCGCGTCTCGGGATCGTTCCTGCTGCACGTGGCAGACGCCGACCTCCGCGCGGTGTGCGACGGCCTGACCGCTCTCGGTGCCGACTGGACGGAGATCTGA